The genomic region ATTCCGGACGGGTTTCCGAACACTCAACCGGGGCTTTTGCCCTCTGCCGAGGCTTCCGGTCCGAATGTTCGGAAAACGGTCGTTTGTTGAACATTCGGGCCGAGGGCATCTTGGTCGGGAAGGCCAAAGGCGCTAATCGAGTTGAGCGAAATCGAGCCTCAGCAAAAAGGCATCAATCGACAAGCCTTCCTTCTCACAAAAACCGTCCAGGTCAGTCCATCTCACATAGTTCGAAGGGTCGCTCAGTCTCAGGGAAGCGCGGCCGTCGTCTTCCGGCTGAAGCGATCCAACACCATAGTCTTCGAGCATTTTTGCCTGACGCTTCAATCGCGTGAGAGAGTATCCAAACGCACTGATGAAGTCATCGGCATCCACGATAACTTGGCCATGTTCACTGAATTTCAGACGCTTCGCGCGCTGGAATATCAGTTTTATCAATTCTCGCTCGCGCTGTGGAACTACGCTTGCCAAGCGTAAGTACTTGCCGATCTCCACAAGAGCCTTGGTTGCGTGCTTGTCTGTAAACTCGACTTTTTCTTCATCAAAATAGGCTTTCAGGCGACGCAGCGATTTGGGTTTTGTGGCCTGAATGAGCGTAGTGTTGTCTACGTATTCCGACTCGAACCAGCGTTTCAGGGTTCCCTCGATCTCGGAGAACCTGCCTTCGTGCTCGGCCTTTATTTTTTTCAGTTTGGTGATTGTGTACGTTGAGGGATTGCCGTCGACTGCGGCATGATGACTGGCGCAAAGAAGCATAAGGTTGTCTTGTGCCCGCCGCTGTTCGTTCGTCATACTTGCGTTAAATCTAGCTCCATCCGGCTTCGCTGCCTCGATGTGGCAAATGTGTCCGATCATAGTCCCCGCATTATCGATGATCACATTGCCACAGCCCTTCATGGCGCACAGGTTCCCAGAGCGAAGGTACAACGCGCGTAATGTCTCCGGGGTGGGGGTTAACCGAGCCGGTTGCTCGCCTGTAGGCGATAAAATGCGCTTAGAAGACCGAGCCATTCTCTACATCCATTCAAATCTGCCGCAGATTCGGCAGATGTTTTCCAAAGCGAGGTCAAAAAAGGCTTGGTCTCCCCGGGCAAATCCAGCGTTCAGAATAGGTTTGATATACTCGGGATTTCGCCATTTTTCCAAGATTCGATCCCTAACATTGCTATCCCATGCAAAACGCCCGATCGGACACCACACGAAATTCCTACCAAAATCGTCCCCTTTCTGAGCTTCTCTCAGACCATTTACGTCTGTGGAAAATGTGAGGAAGGCGAGTGCGCCGAGAGTCTCAAACTCCTCGAATAGAGATGCAAATTCTGAGAGGATATAAACATAATCGACTGCGGAATTCAGGGCCCGGCTGCGCTGCGCCCGAGAGTTCCGGTCGTTGATTCTTCGAGCCCCAGCGACCTCGGTCCACCAATGAACCGCGAAACCGGTCTACGCATGGACCGCGAAAATCCGACGCCTGAATCGGATTTTTCCAGGCTGTCCAGCCATGAAACCGAACGAGCAATCCTACCAACTGCCACAATCGACTACAGTCATGTTAGGTTGAGGCCGCCATCCGATAGCAAGATTTCACCTGTAAGGTAATCCGAGGCGACGAGCATCGCAACGGCTTGGGCTATATCCTCCGGGCTGGCTGCCCGGCCCATTGGTGCGCACTCCCGCCAGATCTGTTGCGCATCCGTCCAGTCGGCCGTCAGAGGCGTGTTCACCAAGCCGGGAGCAACGGCATTTACTCGGATATCCGGCGCGAGCGACAGAGCAAGCAATCGCGTTACGTGGTTTAACGCGGCTTTCGTCGCGGCGTACGGAATCGACGCGCCTTTGGGCCGGATGCCAGCATGGGAGCTGATATTAACAACGCAACCAGACTTTCCACGCCGAGCTGCTTCTCGTAGCGCCGATTCTGCCTCAGCCACCAATCGGAAGGGAGCTACTACGTTGACCTCGTGCAGTTCCTGCCAAACCGCTGGTGTCGCTGCGGCGAGGTCCGCATGCGGGATGATACGACTGATGCCGGCATTGTTGACCAAAACGTCGAGACGTCCCCAGAGAGAAACAGCCTCCCGCACGAGCCTCGTCCTGTCGGCATCCAGAGCCAGGTCGGCTTGCACATACGATGCGGACCCAAGTTCGACGGCTAATGCGTGCCCTGTCTCGACCGAGCTACGCGAATGCAAAACAACCGAAAATCCCTCGCCGGATAATCTACGCGCGATGGCGGCGCCGATGCCGGAGGTGGAGCCCGTCACGAGTGCGACGGGGGAGGAATGTTGCATAAGACGTAGTCCTTCATTACCGAGATTGGTGAATTTCGAAAATTCGTCGCCTAGAGGGTGTTATGCACTCTGTATTATGAAGTCGGCTGCGCGTTTGAGCATGAGGCAGGCGAAAGCGACGACGTGGAGGCCAGCGAGTGTGTCGGCGTAGCGTTCGTAGTCTTTGACCAGCCGCCTGCATCGGGTCGCCCAAGCGAAGGATCGTTCGACAACCCAGCGTTTGGGCAACAGCACGAAGCCTTTTTTCGCTTCGGAGAGTTTGACCACGCAGAGTTCGACGCCCTGCGCTTTGGCCGCCTCGGCGGCTTTCTCGCCGGTATAACCTTGATCGACATAAATAAGCTCGACGCTCTCGCCGGTGGCGTCCTGCACAGCGGCGGCGAGCTTGCCGACCTCGGCGCGGTCGTCGACATTCGCCGGCGTAACGTGCAGCGCCAGCAAGTGCCCCAGCGTGTCGACCGCCATGTGCAGCTTGGAGCCGCGCTTGCGCTTGGCGCCGTCATAGCCGGCCCGTGGACCGCTTTCCGGCGTCGAGCGCAGCGTGCGGCTGTCGATGATCGCCGCGGTTGGCTCCTCGGCGCGACCGGAGGCGACGCGCAACAAGGCGCGCAGGTCCTGCGCAAGCTCTTCGAACACGCCCGCCGCCAGCCAGCGCTGCGATTGCTGATACACTGCGGACCAAGGCGGCAGATCGTTGGGCATGGCGCGCCATGCTATGCCGTAACGCAGAACGTAGCGCAGGCCGTTGAAAAGCTCACGAAGCAAATGCTGACGTTGCGGAGCGCCCTCGTCCATCAGCGTCAGATACGGCGCAACCAGCGACCATTCTTCGTCGCTGACATCAGACGGATACGGTTTGCGAATCGGAGACATCCGATTCCATTAAGACAATCAA from Methylocystis sp. MJC1 harbors:
- a CDS encoding SDR family NAD(P)-dependent oxidoreductase, yielding MQHSSPVALVTGSTSGIGAAIARRLSGEGFSVVLHSRSSVETGHALAVELGSASYVQADLALDADRTRLVREAVSLWGRLDVLVNNAGISRIIPHADLAAATPAVWQELHEVNVVAPFRLVAEAESALREAARRGKSGCVVNISSHAGIRPKGASIPYAATKAALNHVTRLLALSLAPDIRVNAVAPGLVNTPLTADWTDAQQIWRECAPMGRAASPEDIAQAVAMLVASDYLTGEILLSDGGLNLT
- a CDS encoding IS5 family transposase: MSPIRKPYPSDVSDEEWSLVAPYLTLMDEGAPQRQHLLRELFNGLRYVLRYGIAWRAMPNDLPPWSAVYQQSQRWLAAGVFEELAQDLRALLRVASGRAEEPTAAIIDSRTLRSTPESGPRAGYDGAKRKRGSKLHMAVDTLGHLLALHVTPANVDDRAEVGKLAAAVQDATGESVELIYVDQGYTGEKAAEAAKAQGVELCVVKLSEAKKGFVLLPKRWVVERSFAWATRCRRLVKDYERYADTLAGLHVVAFACLMLKRAADFIIQSA